Proteins co-encoded in one Rhodothermales bacterium genomic window:
- the amrB gene encoding AmmeMemoRadiSam system protein B: MVVYEGAVYPTQPKPLRSHIQLLLDRATAPRIDGEILALIVPDNNLLAGGAVAAQIYKTVARETYDTVVLISPSHSGSFEKITICSLDSYHTPLGELPVNVDVCNELCDEDDDIFLDDTGHFHTLGVDVQLPFLQVMHGSFKIVPIVMGDERPAFCTELGSAVGEVMFNRRTLIVASVDIVRSTPESLDTLKRLFELGDVAGLSALLNGSEIEVRGKGGLMVALIAALHRRARHMRVLSTDLPDSRHPGFFGAILYR; encoded by the coding sequence ATGGTAGTCTACGAAGGCGCCGTGTATCCCACACAGCCTAAACCACTCCGGAGCCATATCCAGCTCTTGCTGGATCGTGCCACCGCACCCCGCATTGATGGCGAAATCCTCGCCCTGATCGTACCAGACAATAATCTGCTCGCCGGCGGCGCCGTCGCCGCGCAGATCTACAAAACCGTGGCCCGCGAGACATACGACACCGTCGTGCTTATATCGCCCAGCCACTCGGGAAGCTTCGAAAAGATCACCATCTGCAGCCTTGACTCCTACCATACCCCGCTCGGAGAACTCCCCGTCAATGTCGATGTCTGCAACGAGTTATGCGATGAGGACGACGACATCTTCCTGGACGATACCGGCCATTTCCATACGCTGGGTGTCGATGTGCAATTGCCGTTTCTCCAGGTGATGCACGGCTCGTTCAAGATCGTCCCGATCGTGATGGGCGACGAACGGCCGGCATTCTGCACGGAACTGGGCTCGGCCGTAGGCGAGGTCATGTTCAACCGCCGTACCCTGATCGTTGCTTCCGTCGATATCGTCCGCAGCACCCCGGAAAGCCTAGACACGCTCAAGCGGCTGTTCGAACTGGGAGACGTCGCCGGCCTCTCGGCCTTGCTGAATGGCTCGGAGATCGAAGTCCGCGGCAAAGGAGGCCTCATGGTCGCCCTTATCGCCGCCCTCCATCGCCGGGCGCGCCATATGCGGGTCCTGAGCACCGACCTGCCCGACAGCCGTCACCCGGGGTTTTTCGGCGCTATTCTGTATCGATAA